A section of the Streptomyces sp. SCL15-4 genome encodes:
- a CDS encoding xanthine dehydrogenase family protein subunit M produces the protein MDFLRPASWEEALAAKAEHPTAVPIAGGTDVMVEINFDHRRPEYLLDLNRIGDLYEWEVGEESVRLGASVPYTAIMENLRAELPGLALASHTVASPQIRNRGGVGGNLGTASPAGDAHPALLAAGAEVEVASAARGTRLIPIDAFYTGVKRNALQPDELIRAVHVKKADGPQQYSKVGTRNAMVIAVCAFGLALHPGTRTVRTGIGSAAPTPVRARAAEEFLNAALEEGGFWDNGKIITPSVAKRFADLCSAACNPIDDVRGTASYRRHAVGVMARRTLTWTWESYRGTRRATEGAA, from the coding sequence ATGGACTTCCTTCGCCCCGCCAGCTGGGAGGAGGCGCTCGCCGCGAAGGCCGAGCACCCCACCGCTGTGCCGATTGCGGGTGGCACCGATGTGATGGTCGAGATCAACTTCGACCACCGCCGGCCCGAGTACCTGCTCGACCTGAACCGCATCGGCGATCTCTACGAATGGGAGGTCGGCGAGGAGAGCGTACGGCTGGGCGCCTCCGTCCCGTACACCGCGATCATGGAGAACCTCCGTGCCGAGCTGCCGGGCCTCGCGCTCGCCTCGCACACGGTCGCCTCCCCGCAGATCCGCAACCGCGGCGGCGTCGGCGGCAACCTCGGCACGGCCTCGCCGGCCGGCGACGCCCATCCCGCCCTCCTCGCCGCCGGCGCGGAGGTCGAGGTGGCGTCGGCGGCCCGGGGCACCCGGCTGATCCCGATCGACGCGTTCTACACGGGCGTCAAGCGCAACGCGCTCCAGCCCGACGAGCTGATCCGCGCCGTGCACGTGAAGAAGGCCGACGGCCCGCAGCAGTACTCGAAGGTCGGCACCCGCAACGCCATGGTCATCGCCGTGTGCGCCTTCGGACTCGCCCTGCACCCCGGGACCCGGACCGTGCGCACCGGCATCGGCTCCGCCGCCCCCACCCCGGTGCGCGCCCGGGCCGCCGAGGAGTTCCTGAACGCGGCTCTGGAGGAGGGCGGCTTCTGGGACAACGGAAAGATCATCACCCCGTCGGTCGCCAAGCGGTTCGCCGACCTGTGCTCGGCCGCCTGCAACCCGATCGACGACGTCCGGGGCACCGCGAGCTACCGCCGGCACGCCGTCGGCGTGATGGCCCGCCGGACGCTGACCTGGACCTGGGAGTCGTACCGCGGCACCCGCCGCGCCACCGAGGGAGCTGCGTAA
- a CDS encoding PucR family transcriptional regulator, protein MRLRALLDTDALGLRLLGGEDELDRAVRGVMTTDLRDPSRYLSGGELVLTGLAWRRDAADSEPFVRILAQSGVAALAAGEAELGDVPEDLVLACARHRLPLFAVHESVAFATITEHVVRQVSGERAGDLAAVVDRHRRMMTSGPAGGGPDVVLDLLGSDLDLRAWVLSPTGRLIAGSKVAGPALPADTCARLAAEHLAATRTGRRGPHRIQLHGTTYSLFPVRSSGRSPQAARDVRETVLSDWLLAVEADAGDWPGERLDLLQGVTQLIAVERDRRDAARTVRRRLAQEVLELVQSGAPPAETAARLRVAAPVLLPGLGAAPHWQVVVARVEWEGGEIDGGPVAQSLLEEVLVDPLATGPEPSDRIAVAHTGGEAIALVPLPAVASEHDGSETGLLADSLLQAVREPLSAGLDDDGRLTLGVSAAVHSAEGLRGALEEARHARRVAAARTGRVCAAGHQELASHVLLLPFVPDDVRRAFTARLLDPLKDYDRRHRAELIPTLEAFLDCDGSWTRCATRLHLHVNTLRYRVGRIEQLTGRDLSRLEDKLDFFLALRMS, encoded by the coding sequence ATGCGGCTGCGCGCACTGCTGGACACCGATGCGCTGGGCCTGCGGCTGCTCGGCGGCGAGGACGAGCTGGACCGCGCGGTACGCGGGGTCATGACCACCGACCTGCGCGACCCGAGCCGCTACCTCTCCGGCGGCGAGCTGGTGCTGACGGGCCTGGCCTGGCGCCGGGACGCCGCCGACTCCGAACCCTTCGTGCGCATCCTGGCGCAGTCCGGGGTGGCGGCCCTGGCGGCCGGCGAGGCGGAGCTGGGCGATGTGCCGGAGGACCTGGTGCTGGCCTGCGCCCGGCACCGGCTGCCGCTCTTCGCGGTGCACGAGTCGGTGGCGTTCGCCACGATCACCGAGCACGTCGTCCGGCAGGTCTCCGGTGAGCGGGCCGGGGACCTGGCCGCGGTGGTGGACCGGCACCGCCGGATGATGACCTCGGGCCCGGCGGGCGGCGGCCCGGACGTCGTCCTGGACCTGCTCGGCTCCGACCTGGACCTGCGCGCCTGGGTGCTCTCCCCCACCGGCCGGCTGATCGCCGGCTCCAAGGTGGCGGGCCCGGCGCTGCCCGCCGACACCTGCGCCCGGCTCGCCGCCGAGCATCTGGCGGCCACCCGCACCGGCCGCCGCGGCCCGCACCGGATCCAGCTGCACGGCACCACCTACTCCCTCTTCCCGGTCCGCTCCTCCGGCCGCTCCCCGCAGGCCGCCCGCGACGTGCGCGAAACGGTGCTGTCGGACTGGCTGCTGGCCGTGGAGGCGGACGCGGGCGACTGGCCCGGCGAGCGGCTGGACCTGCTCCAGGGCGTCACCCAGCTGATCGCCGTCGAACGCGACCGCCGGGACGCGGCCCGCACGGTCCGGCGCCGGCTCGCCCAGGAGGTGCTGGAGCTGGTGCAGAGCGGCGCCCCGCCCGCCGAGACAGCCGCGCGCCTGCGGGTGGCGGCGCCGGTGCTGCTGCCCGGGCTCGGCGCGGCCCCGCACTGGCAGGTCGTGGTGGCCCGCGTGGAGTGGGAGGGCGGGGAGATCGACGGCGGCCCGGTCGCCCAGTCCCTGCTGGAGGAGGTGCTCGTCGACCCGCTGGCGACCGGCCCGGAGCCCTCCGACCGGATCGCCGTCGCGCACACCGGCGGCGAGGCCATCGCCCTGGTCCCGCTGCCCGCGGTCGCCTCCGAGCACGACGGCTCGGAGACCGGCCTGCTCGCCGACTCCCTGCTCCAGGCGGTGCGCGAGCCGCTGTCGGCGGGCCTGGACGACGACGGCCGGCTCACCCTCGGCGTCAGCGCCGCCGTGCACTCCGCGGAGGGCCTGCGCGGCGCGCTGGAGGAGGCCCGGCACGCCCGCCGCGTCGCCGCCGCCCGCACCGGCCGGGTCTGCGCGGCCGGCCACCAGGAACTGGCCAGTCATGTGCTGCTGCTGCCGTTCGTCCCGGACGACGTCCGCCGTGCCTTCACCGCCCGGCTGCTGGACCCGCTGAAGGACTACGACCGCCGGCACCGGGCCGAGCTGATCCCGACCCTGGAGGCGTTCCTCGACTGCGACGGCTCCTGGACCCGCTGCGCCACCCGCCTCCACCTGCACGTCAACACGCTGCGCTACCGGGTCGGGCGGATCGAGCAGTTGACGGGACGGGACCTGTCCCGCCTGGAGGACAAACTGGACTTCTTCCTCGCCCTGCGCATGAGCTGA
- a CDS encoding GntR family transcriptional regulator: MKQGVQGSPGKPVAARGEHPCAERPVPLPRGAVRRSSVRGQILDALRTALVTGDLRPGEVYSAPALGERFGVSATPVREAMQQLALEGAVEVVPNRGFRVVERGARELAELAEVRALLEVPVMMRLARTVPAERWAELRPLAEETVRVAATGCPAAYAEADRAFHRALLAPAGNEQLVRIAEDLHRRAQWPPVRRGRADLVADAAQHVALLDALCLGDVDVVRGLVHRHFAGAS; encoded by the coding sequence GTGAAGCAGGGCGTGCAGGGCTCCCCGGGCAAGCCGGTCGCGGCCCGGGGCGAGCACCCGTGCGCCGAGCGGCCGGTTCCGCTGCCGCGGGGCGCGGTACGGCGCTCCTCGGTGCGCGGGCAGATCCTGGACGCGCTGCGCACCGCGCTGGTCACCGGCGACCTGCGGCCCGGCGAGGTCTACTCGGCGCCGGCGCTCGGGGAGCGGTTCGGCGTCTCGGCCACGCCCGTGCGGGAGGCCATGCAGCAGCTCGCGCTGGAGGGCGCCGTCGAGGTCGTGCCCAACCGCGGCTTCCGGGTCGTCGAGCGCGGGGCCCGCGAGCTGGCCGAGCTGGCGGAGGTGCGGGCGCTGCTGGAGGTGCCCGTGATGATGCGGCTCGCGCGCACGGTGCCGGCCGAGCGGTGGGCCGAGCTGCGGCCGCTGGCGGAGGAGACGGTACGCGTGGCGGCCACGGGCTGCCCGGCGGCGTACGCCGAGGCCGACCGCGCCTTCCACCGGGCGCTGCTCGCGCCGGCGGGCAACGAGCAGCTGGTCCGGATCGCCGAGGATCTGCACCGGCGGGCGCAGTGGCCGCCGGTGCGGCGGGGACGGGCCGACCTGGTCGCCGACGCGGCGCAACACGTGGCTCTCCTGGACGCGTTGTGCCTCGGGGACGTGGACGTGGTGCGGGGGCTGGTGCACCGGCATTTCGCGGGCGCGAGCTGA
- a CDS encoding (2Fe-2S)-binding protein → MPAATSPLTAAYDRLAAAFPGLRVTELGPRDPAPGGPGWVEAAALAAGGAALDTFLAWDAAQVERDYGRPARPDVVASFGLHRYAWAAALLITVPWFLHRRVPRLPVTHVGYDRTAGRMAVRRPVSVACLPDDPTAALPGTIVVPDEEALRTEVRSALAEHLEPVLAAFGPRMRRRGRALWGMATDEAVEGLWYVAGLLGEEEAARAVAELELLLPGSTPPYAGSAGFRVLAAADGAPLHTRDRASCCMFYTVRPQDTCVTCPRTRDGERIARLTGAAAG, encoded by the coding sequence ATGCCCGCCGCGACCTCGCCGCTCACCGCCGCCTACGACCGCCTCGCCGCCGCCTTTCCGGGGCTGAGGGTGACCGAGCTGGGCCCGCGGGACCCGGCGCCCGGCGGCCCGGGCTGGGTCGAGGCCGCCGCCCTCGCGGCGGGCGGCGCGGCACTGGACACCTTCCTGGCCTGGGACGCGGCGCAGGTGGAGCGGGACTACGGCCGGCCGGCCCGCCCGGACGTCGTCGCGAGCTTCGGCCTGCACCGCTACGCCTGGGCGGCCGCTCTGCTGATCACCGTCCCGTGGTTCCTGCACCGCCGGGTGCCCCGGCTGCCCGTGACGCACGTCGGCTACGACCGTACGGCGGGCCGGATGGCCGTGCGCCGCCCCGTCTCCGTCGCCTGTCTGCCGGACGACCCCACCGCCGCGCTGCCCGGCACCATCGTCGTACCGGACGAGGAGGCGCTGCGGACCGAGGTGCGCTCGGCCCTGGCCGAGCACCTGGAGCCGGTGCTCGCGGCCTTCGGGCCCCGGATGCGGCGGCGCGGGCGCGCGCTGTGGGGCATGGCGACCGACGAGGCCGTGGAGGGCCTGTGGTACGTCGCCGGGCTGCTCGGCGAGGAGGAGGCGGCCCGGGCCGTCGCGGAGCTGGAGCTGCTGCTGCCGGGGTCGACCCCGCCGTACGCCGGCTCGGCCGGGTTCCGGGTGCTGGCCGCCGCGGACGGCGCCCCGCTGCACACCCGGGACCGGGCGAGCTGCTGCATGTTCTACACCGTTCGCCCGCAGGACACCTGCGTGACGTGCCCGCGCACCCGGGACGGCGAGAGGATCGCCAGGCTCACCGGGGCCGCGGCCGGCTGA
- a CDS encoding DUF2637 domain-containing protein yields MRLTDISLNWLLPGAVLLLGVLVAVAVLARGKRSAGENAGADDSWERSEERRRRKEALYGTASYALLFCCAAVAAALSFHGLVGFGEQNLGLSDGWQYLVPFGLDGAAMFCSVLAVREASHGDAALGSRILVWLFAAAAAWFNWVHAPRGAGHAGAPQFFSGMSLSAAVLFDRALKQTRRAALREQGLVPRPLPQIRIVRWVRAPRETFRAWSLMLLEGVRSLDEAVEEVREDKRQKEQARQHRRDQQRVERARLKAISRGHRGFAGRGAGRRVEVQPVERTAAPAPTAEPAISTPEPLPVPARPSLQPVRGAAEPLTVDLTAEDDTMALPRLDSLERKLQDLERQLG; encoded by the coding sequence ATGAGACTGACCGACATATCGCTGAACTGGCTGCTTCCGGGCGCCGTACTGCTCCTGGGCGTGCTGGTGGCAGTGGCGGTGCTCGCCCGCGGCAAGCGCTCCGCCGGGGAGAACGCGGGCGCGGACGACTCCTGGGAGCGCAGCGAGGAGCGCCGCCGGCGCAAGGAGGCCCTCTACGGTACGGCCTCCTACGCGCTGCTGTTCTGCTGCGCGGCGGTGGCGGCGGCGCTGTCCTTCCACGGCCTGGTCGGCTTCGGCGAACAGAACCTCGGGCTGAGCGACGGCTGGCAGTACCTGGTGCCGTTCGGCCTGGACGGCGCGGCGATGTTCTGCTCCGTCCTCGCCGTGCGCGAGGCCAGCCACGGCGACGCCGCCCTCGGTTCCCGGATACTCGTGTGGCTGTTCGCCGCGGCGGCGGCCTGGTTCAACTGGGTGCACGCGCCTCGCGGGGCGGGCCACGCCGGTGCTCCGCAGTTCTTCTCCGGCATGTCGCTGTCGGCCGCCGTGCTCTTCGACCGGGCGCTGAAGCAGACCCGCCGGGCCGCGCTGCGCGAGCAGGGCCTGGTGCCGCGCCCGCTGCCGCAGATCCGGATCGTGCGCTGGGTGCGGGCGCCGCGCGAGACCTTCCGGGCCTGGTCGCTGATGCTCCTGGAGGGCGTGCGCAGCCTGGACGAGGCGGTCGAGGAGGTCCGCGAGGACAAGCGGCAGAAGGAGCAGGCCCGGCAGCACCGGCGCGACCAGCAGCGCGTGGAGCGGGCCCGGTTGAAGGCGATCAGCCGGGGCCACCGCGGCTTCGCGGGCCGGGGCGCCGGCCGGCGGGTCGAGGTGCAGCCGGTGGAGCGCACGGCCGCTCCGGCGCCGACCGCGGAGCCCGCCATATCCACCCCGGAGCCGCTGCCCGTACCCGCCCGGCCCTCTCTCCAGCCGGTCCGCGGCGCGGCTGAGCCGCTGACCGTCGACCTCACGGCCGAGGACGACACCATGGCCCTGCCGCGCCTGGACTCCCTGGAGCGCAAGCTCCAGGACCTGGAGCGGCAGCTCGGCTGA
- a CDS encoding ATP-binding protein yields the protein MKRQARGGGPVTVGAFSATAGDRTDTITDDARRLRRRLGRADLRAVPEARRALRELLRHWGKPGRSEIAELLTSELVTNALVHTDHDAVLTAVLEPDGLRVEVRDFVARKPEVHVPDTDDDTHGRGLVLVESLADAWGVRPHGVGKSVWFELGAEAA from the coding sequence ATGAAGAGGCAGGCACGAGGGGGCGGTCCCGTGACCGTCGGGGCCTTCTCGGCGACAGCGGGGGACAGGACCGACACCATCACCGACGACGCGCGACGGCTGAGGCGCAGACTGGGCCGGGCGGACCTCAGGGCGGTGCCGGAGGCCCGCCGGGCGCTGCGCGAACTGCTGCGGCACTGGGGCAAACCGGGCCGCTCGGAGATCGCCGAACTGCTCACCAGCGAACTCGTCACCAACGCGCTCGTCCACACCGATCACGACGCCGTCCTGACGGCCGTGCTGGAACCGGACGGACTGCGCGTGGAGGTACGGGACTTCGTGGCCCGCAAGCCCGAGGTGCACGTCCCGGACACCGACGACGACACCCACGGCCGGGGCCTGGTGCTGGTCGAGTCCCTGGCCGACGCCTGGGGAGTACGGCCGCACGGCGTGGGCAAGTCGGTGTGGTTCGAACTGGGCGCCGAGGCGGCGTGA
- a CDS encoding pyruvate dehydrogenase, with product MAKQNVAEQFVDILVRAGVRRLYGVVGDSLNPVVDAVRRNAAIDWIHVRHEETAAFAAGAEAQITGKLGACAGSCGPGNLHLINGLYDAHRSMAPVLALASHIPSSEIGLGYFQETHPDRLFQECSHYSELISSPKQMPRLLQTAIQHAVGQRGVSVVSLPGDIAAEPAPEKAAQSALVTSRPTVRPGDAEIDRLAEMIDAAGRVTLFCGSGTAGAHAEVMEFAGKIKSPVGHALRGKEYIQYDNPFDVGMSGLLGYGAAYEATHECDLLILLGTDFPYNAFLPDDVRIAQVDVRPEVLGRRSRLDLAVWGDVRETLRCLIPRVREKTDRRFLDRMLKKHADALEGVVKAYTRKVDKHVPIHPEYVAAVLDEVADDDAVFTVDTGMCNVWAARYITPNGRRRIIGSFSHGSMANALPMAIGAQFTDRRRQVVAMSGDGGFSMLMGDFLTLAQYDLPVKVVLFNNSSLGMVELEMLVAGLPSYGTANTNPDFAAVARACGAHGIRVEKPKQLAGALKEAFRHKGPALVDIVTDPNALSIPPKISAEMVTGFALSASKIVLDGGVGRMLQMARSNLRNVPRP from the coding sequence ATGGCCAAACAGAACGTAGCCGAGCAGTTCGTCGACATCCTCGTCCGCGCGGGAGTGCGCCGCCTCTACGGCGTCGTCGGCGACAGCCTCAACCCGGTCGTGGACGCCGTCCGCCGCAACGCCGCCATCGACTGGATCCACGTGCGCCACGAGGAGACCGCCGCGTTCGCCGCCGGTGCCGAGGCCCAGATCACCGGGAAGCTGGGCGCCTGCGCGGGCTCCTGCGGCCCCGGCAACCTGCACCTGATCAACGGCCTGTACGACGCCCACCGCTCCATGGCCCCGGTGCTCGCGCTCGCCTCGCACATCCCCTCCAGCGAGATCGGGCTCGGCTACTTCCAGGAGACCCACCCGGACCGGCTGTTCCAGGAGTGCAGCCACTACAGCGAGCTGATCTCCAGCCCCAAGCAGATGCCCCGGCTGCTGCAGACCGCCATCCAGCACGCGGTCGGGCAGCGGGGCGTGAGCGTGGTCTCGCTGCCCGGGGACATCGCCGCCGAGCCCGCCCCGGAGAAGGCCGCGCAGAGCGCGCTCGTCACCTCCCGGCCCACCGTGCGCCCCGGGGACGCCGAGATCGACCGGCTGGCGGAGATGATCGACGCGGCCGGCAGGGTCACCCTGTTCTGCGGCAGCGGCACGGCCGGCGCGCACGCCGAGGTGATGGAGTTCGCCGGGAAGATCAAGTCTCCCGTGGGCCACGCGCTCAGGGGAAAGGAGTACATCCAGTACGACAATCCCTTCGATGTAGGGATGAGCGGGCTGCTCGGCTACGGCGCCGCCTACGAGGCCACCCACGAGTGCGATCTGCTGATCCTGCTCGGCACCGACTTCCCGTACAACGCCTTCCTGCCCGACGACGTACGCATCGCCCAGGTCGACGTGCGGCCCGAGGTGCTCGGCCGCCGCTCCCGGCTCGACCTCGCCGTCTGGGGCGACGTGCGCGAGACGCTGCGGTGCCTGATCCCGCGGGTGCGGGAGAAGACCGACCGGCGCTTCCTCGACCGCATGCTGAAGAAGCACGCCGACGCGCTGGAGGGCGTGGTCAAGGCCTACACCCGCAAGGTCGACAAGCACGTCCCGATCCATCCCGAGTACGTGGCCGCCGTGCTGGACGAAGTCGCCGACGACGACGCGGTGTTCACCGTCGACACCGGGATGTGCAACGTCTGGGCCGCCCGCTACATCACGCCCAACGGCCGCCGCCGGATCATCGGTTCGTTCTCCCACGGGTCCATGGCGAACGCGCTGCCGATGGCGATCGGCGCCCAGTTCACCGACCGGCGCCGGCAGGTGGTCGCCATGTCCGGGGACGGCGGCTTCTCCATGCTGATGGGCGACTTCCTGACGCTCGCCCAGTACGACCTGCCGGTGAAGGTGGTGCTGTTCAACAACTCCTCGCTCGGCATGGTCGAGTTGGAGATGCTGGTCGCGGGCCTGCCGTCGTACGGCACCGCCAACACCAACCCGGACTTCGCCGCCGTGGCCCGGGCCTGCGGCGCCCACGGCATCCGGGTGGAGAAGCCCAAGCAGCTGGCCGGCGCGCTCAAGGAGGCGTTCCGGCACAAGGGACCCGCACTGGTGGACATCGTCACCGACCCCAACGCCCTCTCCATCCCGCCGAAGATCAGTGCCGAGATGGTCACCGGGTTCGCGCTGTCCGCCTCCAAGATCGTGCTGGACGGCGGCGTCGGCCGGATGCTCCAGATGGCCCGCTCCAACCTGCGAAACGTGCCACGCCCGTAA
- a CDS encoding protein phosphatase 2C domain-containing protein, producing MSQQGASPARQDDDWWGELYDGAAPDTGPTQAPDSLDDRFASARNAVTERPRPQQPSPPPEPPRPRPPLPDHPVAPADTPDYVGSGPPTYDPEPTALPPADPDAPHELVPDTVLDGARYGACTLRAVSLRGDSARYRGEPRRDALLVARFGTGEQALVLVVMAAGARAVPGAHLAAAEACREIARAVGRSHERLAQDIRAARHGDLKSGLRRLADRGLGRLRAGAAGQDAAAGAAPVSLRCLLLPADPECRVRVFFGVGDGGLFRLRDGAWQDIEPRPTADGAAFGVPPARTPDGDRLASNPGAARPGRSVAGPPSEPFRFRASVARPGDVLVLCTAGLADPLREEDALRARLARRWSGGTPPGLAAFLADARVRVKGYADDRTAAAVWEA from the coding sequence ATGAGCCAGCAGGGTGCGAGTCCCGCTCGTCAGGACGACGACTGGTGGGGGGAGTTGTACGACGGCGCGGCACCGGACACGGGTCCCACGCAGGCGCCCGACTCCCTGGACGACCGGTTCGCCTCGGCACGGAACGCCGTGACGGAACGGCCGCGCCCCCAGCAGCCGTCGCCTCCCCCGGAACCGCCGCGACCCCGGCCCCCGCTCCCGGACCACCCCGTCGCCCCCGCCGACACCCCGGACTACGTCGGCTCCGGCCCGCCCACCTACGACCCCGAGCCCACCGCCCTCCCGCCCGCCGACCCCGACGCACCGCACGAACTGGTCCCGGACACTGTGCTGGACGGCGCCCGGTACGGAGCGTGCACGCTGCGTGCCGTGTCGCTGCGCGGGGACTCGGCGCGCTACCGGGGCGAGCCGCGCCGCGACGCGCTGCTCGTCGCGCGCTTCGGGACCGGGGAACAGGCGCTGGTCCTCGTGGTGATGGCGGCCGGTGCCCGGGCCGTGCCCGGCGCGCACCTGGCGGCGGCCGAGGCGTGCCGGGAGATCGCGCGGGCGGTGGGCCGCAGCCATGAGCGGCTCGCGCAGGACATCCGGGCGGCCCGGCACGGCGACCTGAAGTCCGGTCTGCGCCGGCTCGCCGACCGCGGTCTCGGCAGGCTCCGGGCGGGTGCCGCCGGGCAGGACGCCGCGGCCGGCGCGGCCCCGGTGAGCCTGCGCTGCCTGCTGCTGCCCGCCGACCCGGAGTGCCGTGTCCGGGTGTTCTTCGGGGTCGGCGACGGCGGGCTGTTCCGGCTGCGGGACGGCGCCTGGCAGGACATCGAGCCGCGCCCGACGGCCGACGGCGCCGCCTTCGGCGTACCGCCGGCGCGGACGCCCGACGGCGACCGGCTCGCCTCGAACCCCGGTGCCGCGCGGCCGGGCCGCTCCGTCGCCGGCCCGCCATCCGAGCCGTTCCGGTTCCGCGCCTCGGTAGCCCGCCCGGGTGATGTGCTGGTGCTGTGCACGGCCGGCCTGGCCGACCCGCTGCGCGAGGAGGACGCGCTGCGCGCCCGCCTGGCCCGCCGCTGGTCCGGCGGCACCCCGCCCGGTCTCGCCGCCTTCCTCGCCGACGCCCGGGTACGGGTGAAGGGGTACGCCGACGACCGTACGGCGGCGGCCGTGTGGGAGGCGTAA
- a CDS encoding helix-turn-helix domain-containing protein — MLAAIGLDETHEAAYRALVSVGAADVADLARRLTLAEQDAERALRRLERQGLAAQSPARPGRWVAAPPGVALAALLTQRRHELEQAELTAALLAEEFRATAAEPAVHDLVEVVTGASAVAQRFLQLQLGATEEVCALVTGDPMVVSGMENEAEEQAAGRGVRYRVVVERTVLDRPHGLTELRAALGRDERVRVVDRVPTKLVVADRALALVPLTSRAAEPAALVVHASGLLELLAGLFESVWREALPLRMGAAGVAEERPDAPDATDLEVLSLLLAGLTDASVAKQLDVGLRTVQRRVRRLMELAGVTTRMQLGWHAWERGWVTREDHHH; from the coding sequence ATGCTGGCAGCGATAGGCCTGGACGAGACGCACGAGGCGGCCTACCGGGCACTGGTGTCCGTGGGCGCGGCCGATGTGGCCGATCTGGCGCGGCGCCTGACGCTGGCCGAGCAGGACGCCGAGCGGGCGCTGCGCCGGCTGGAGCGGCAGGGCCTGGCGGCGCAGTCCCCGGCCCGGCCGGGCCGCTGGGTCGCGGCGCCGCCCGGAGTGGCGCTGGCCGCGCTGCTCACCCAGCGGCGGCACGAACTGGAGCAGGCGGAACTGACGGCCGCGCTGCTCGCGGAGGAGTTCCGGGCGACGGCGGCCGAACCGGCGGTGCACGACCTGGTGGAGGTGGTGACCGGTGCTTCGGCGGTCGCGCAGCGCTTTCTCCAGCTCCAGCTGGGCGCCACCGAGGAGGTGTGCGCGCTGGTGACCGGCGACCCGATGGTGGTGTCCGGGATGGAGAACGAGGCGGAGGAGCAGGCGGCCGGGCGCGGGGTGCGCTACCGGGTGGTGGTGGAGCGCACGGTGCTGGACCGGCCGCACGGGCTGACCGAGCTGCGGGCGGCGCTCGGCCGGGACGAGCGGGTCCGGGTGGTGGACCGGGTGCCGACGAAGCTGGTGGTGGCCGACCGCGCGCTCGCGCTGGTGCCGCTGACCTCCAGGGCCGCCGAGCCGGCGGCGCTGGTGGTGCACGCCAGCGGATTGCTGGAGCTGCTCGCCGGGCTGTTCGAGTCGGTGTGGCGGGAGGCGCTGCCGCTGCGGATGGGCGCCGCCGGGGTGGCCGAGGAACGGCCGGACGCCCCGGACGCCACCGATCTGGAGGTGCTGTCGCTGCTGCTGGCGGGGCTGACCGACGCGAGCGTGGCCAAACAGCTCGATGTGGGCCTGCGGACCGTACAGCGCCGGGTACGGCGGCTGATGGAGCTGGCGGGGGTGACGACCCGGATGCAACTGGGCTGGCACGCCTGGGAACGGGGCTGGGTGACCCGCGAGGACCACCACCACTGA